From the Candidatus Hydrogenedentota bacterium genome, the window GAGGAGAATGAACTCATGCCAAGGCCGCCTGTCTTGCCGGCAATTGACTGGAGACTTGTGTTTGAATCGGGCGCGCCGTTTGACAAATGGATCGCCGCGGGCGAATCAGCGGAGAACCGGGCCACCATGCGGGAGCGGGAAGCAGCCCAGGTGCTTGAACCACACGCGGCGGCCCTGCTCGGCGCGCTCGCGCGGCCCGTGCATGTCGTGGCCATCGCGGAGGACTGGTGCGGCGACGTGGTGCGGCATGTTCCGGTGCTCGAACGCATGGCGCGCGCAACGGACCAATTGCGCGTGCACTACATTGCGCGCGGGCAACACAAGGAGGTCTTCGCTCGATTCCTGACCAACGGCGGCGAGGCGATCCCTAAATTCATCTTTCTGAATGACCGCTTTGTCGAGTGCGGCAATTGGGGGCCGATGCCCAACGCATGCCGCGAAGTGATCGCCCGCGGAAAAGCCTGCGGCGACGTCGCGACGGCGCGCAAGAAAGTCGGCGCACTCTACGAGGCCGATCCCGAGCGGCGCGTGGTGATGCGCGAACTGTTGCAGCTTATTGATACCGCATCCGCCAGCGCGCCTTGAGGCGGCCAGACGAATGCTCTTACTTGCCCTTCTGTTCGAGTAGCCGGTTCCGAACCGTCAGGTAACCTTCCATGTCGTCCAGCCGCAACAACACCAGCGCGGCGATGCCGAGTCCGTTCATGTTCGGCATGAGCGGGCGGGCGTTTGGCGACGGACGGCCCGTTCCCTCGAAACGCAGCGTGTGCGTGCCGGCCTTCAGGTCGTGGGTGTCGAGTGAAATCCAGCATGGGTCGTATTGACCCTGCACGAAGTCCCGCGCTCCGCCCAAGGGCTTTGCGTCGAGATAAGGCTGATAGACGCCGCACGGAATACCGTACAGAAAGACGCCGCTGATTTGATAGCGCCCGTCCTGTTCAATTTGAACGTCAAACTCGATCTTAGCGTCGGACACACTGGGCAGATAAGCCAGAAACGGGTCCATGGGCAGGACGAGGAACGGCGGGTCCGCGCGATAGGTCAAATCCGAGCCTTTGATGACGCGATATGGCGGGATGCGTTGCGCGGCGGGCGGCAGCGGTTCTTCGATGCGGGCCGGCGGGTACTGGTACCAGAACGCCACCGAACTGAGCCAGTCCGCGCGCTCCTCGAAATTGCCCAGTTCCAGTTCGGTGAGACTGGCGCGGTCGTTGAAAACGCTGCCGCGATGCTCGATCACGACGCGCAGCGATTCCTGGAACGGAACGGGGTCGAGAATGTGCCAACGGTACGCGGTGACGCGGTCACCCGTGAGCACACCTTCGTAAATCGGCACGCCGAAATAGGGGGCGCAGAATTCGCGAAAGCCCCATGCGTCATTGAAATAGTCTTCCGTGCCCGTGCCGCGCAGTTGCGGCGTGTCCGCTCCATCGATGTAGAAGAAGTCGTCGCCCTCGCCGAACCAGCCTGATTCCATCTGCTGGACCGAATAGACCGTCCCGGCGTAATGGCCGCGGCCCGTCGTTTCCAGCAGGGTGTAATTGCCGGGTTGTGCCGGGAATTCCTGGCGATAGCGCGCGTGGAAATAGGCCGTGTCTTCGGGCAGGCTGTCGAGCTTTTGCCAATCCACATAATAATAGAACGAATCCACTTCCTGCGTCTCGGAATCATTGGTGACGGCGATCTTGATGGAATCGTGGAAGGGCATCCGCCAGTAACAGGACCGGCTGCGTCCGTAGGAAGTCACCGTAACCGGCGCGGAATTCAGGTTGCGCCACGCGGCGTGCCCGATGCCGAAAAAATCGCCCAGCGGCGTCTGCACGCTCGGCTGTTCGCTTCCATCGTAGTAAACGCGCAGCGACAGCGAGCGGCCGTGGAAGATGTCGTAGCTCGCAATGGTGTGCCAGATATGCGTGACCATGCCGGGGCCTTTTTCGTCCAGGAGCACGAGCGTTTCGCCCGCGCCGATGCCGCGCGCGTCCCCGTTGCGCGTGACATCCTCATGCGAACTGCTCGACCGCCGCGCTTCGAACTGTTGCTGGCGCGTTAGCGCATCGAGCGCGCTTGCATCCGGACTCGCAGCGGCAATCCCGCTGACGCCCGCCGCCACCAAGAACAGAATGATGAGACGATAGCTACGCATGTTCAGACTCCCCGCATTGCCTCGCGACTGCTTGCCATATATCCCGGCGGCCCGGGGGTCCGCGCCGCGTCAAATCAGCTTTTCGAGTTCCTCCACGCATTCGCGGAAGTGCGTCATGGCCGCGGCGACGGCATCGGGTTTTTCGAGGTCGACGCCCGCGGCGCGCAACTGGTCGAGCGGATAGGCCGAGCCGCCGCTCGCCAGAAATTCGAGATAGCGGTCGCGTTCCCGCGCGCCGCCGTGCAGCACGGCGCGGGACAGCGCGATGGCGGCGGACAGGCCGGTGGCGTACTTGTATACGTAGAATCCGCTGTAGAAATGGGGAATGCGCAACCCCTCCAATTCCAGCGCGGGATCGAGCGCGAAATCAGGGCCGAAATACGCCCGCAATAGCTTGCCATATTCCTCGCGCAGGCGCTCGACGGTCAGCGGCTCGCCGGCCTCGGCGGCAGCGTGCAGTATCTTCTCATATTCCGCGAACATGGTCTGGCGCACAATGGTGCCGCGCAACTCGTCGATCTCGCGGCTGACCAGCCGCGCACGCATCTTCCGGTCCCGCGCCTTTTCAAGAAGATGATGACTGAGCAATTGCTCATTGAAGGTCGAGGCAACTTCGGCGACGAAGATGCTGTAATGCGAATCCTGATACGGCTGCCGTTTCCGGCTGTAGTACGAGTGCATCGAGTGCCCCGCTTCGTGCGCGAGCGTGAACATGCTGTCCAGCACGTCTTCCTTGTAGTTCATCATGATGTACGGTGGTGAATCGTAGGTCCCGTACGAGAACGCACCGCTGCGCTTGTTGCGGTTCTCGTAGCGGTCTACCCAGCGCCCCGTCAACAGACCTTCTCGGAGCGTCTTGAGATAGTCCGGCCCGAGCGGCCCGAGTGCGGCGCAGATATGGTCCACCGCGACTGCGTACGAAATGCGCGTCTTGCCCGCCCTTACGAGCGGCGCGTAGGTGTCGTACATGTGTATGTCCGGCAGCCGGAACACGCGGCGGCGCAGTTCGAGATAGCGGTACAACGTCTCGAGGTTCGCGCGCACCGCCGCAATCAGGCTCTCATACACGGCAGCAGGCACCTTGTCGTCGAAGAGCGCGGCCTCCAGCGCGGAGGGATAGTTCCGCACGCGCGCGTGGTAGACGTCCTGCAATACCGAACCGCTCAAGGTTGCCGCGAGCGTGTTCTTGTGCGCGTCATACTGGGCGTAGAACAGGTCAAACGCCCTCTTGCGGACCGGCCGTTTCGGCGATTCGAGCAGGCTGCGGAATGTCCCCTGCGTCAGCTCCACGCGCACGCCCTTTTCGTTCGTTACGAAGCCGAACTTGAGGTCCGCGTCGTTCAGCTGGCCAAAGACCTTGCCGGGCGTGCCCGCCACTTCGCCCTGCATAGCCAGTACGCGCTCTTCCTTCTCCGAAAGAATGTGCGGCCGGTAGCGCAGCAGTCTCTCCAACTGGAACCGGAAAGGTTTCAGTACGGGGCTCTTGAGAAACACCTCCATCTTCTTCTTCGGGATGGCCCGGATTTCCGGCGCGATGAAGCTGGCCGCCTCCCCCGCTTTCGTGGCCAGGTACGTGTACCGCGCGAGCATGCCCTGATACCGGTCGACGGTAACGTCCTCGGTCGACTTCAGGTACGCGTAGACGCCAAGGTTCTCCGCAAGCCGGTTAAACGCCACTTCGAATTCGCAGCAATCGCGCAGCATCTTCGCCGAGCGGCCCAGTCTGCCGCGGAACTTTGCGAACGCGGGCACCATATCCGCGAGCCGTTCATAACCCTTTCCCCATGCCGCGTCCGACCGGAAAAGCCTCGTCAGGTCCCACGTGTCCTCCAGGTGCAACTCTTTGCGCTCGGGAATGCGTTTCGTCTTGGCCATGCAGCGGGTATCCTTCCGTTGTTGCGGGAGAATTGTAACGAACGCGCGCCATTCATGCACGCGGCGCGTTACGCGCCGCGAATACTATGCCCGCGCGCGGAGCAGGTCCACGAACGGGCCGTAGACGGCCTCGGGGCTGTACCGGGCCTTTGCGAAAGCGCGTGCGCGCGCTTCGAGTTCGCGCCGCGCTGCCGAATCCGTCAACATGCGGATAAGCGGCGCAGCCATGCCATTCGCCGTTTCGGCGCAGAGCACCGGCAATTCCTCCGGCGCGCCAAGACCCTGCAGGCCCGCCGGGGTGCAGACGAGACAGCGGCCGTGCGTCAGCGCCTCGACGGATTTGATCTTCAACCCCGTGCCGTAGGGTACGGGATTGATCACCGCGGCCGCGCGCGCATACAGCGGCGCAATATCCGCGACGACACCTTCGACGCGCACGCCTCGCGTCCCTCGCGGCACGGCCTCGCCCACCCGCCCGGCGACCACCAGCCTCGCATCGGGAACCGCCTCGATCACATGCGGCCACGCTTGCTCCAGGAAGGCGAGCAGGCCGCGCACGTTGGGGTCGTACAGATTGCCCACGCATAATACCTCGCGCGACGCGTCCGGGCTTGGCGCGTATTCCGGCATGGCCTGCGCGTGCTGCACGAGCAACACGGAGACCCCGGGACACATCGCCCGCAGTTCGTCCGCTTCTTCTGCCTGAATGGCAAGAAGGAGGTCCGCGCGCCGCAGTTCGCGCGCTTCCTCCTCGCGCCCACATGCGATATGCGACAGGTCGCCGCCCGCCGCACGCGCCACCGCCGAGCGCTTGTGCTGCACGTCGATCGTGTCGAGCACGCGCAAAACCCCCGGCGGCGCGTGGTCCAAGGCGCGCGCCAATCCGGCGTATACGGCGATCACGGCCAATGGCGGCTCGGCATACGCCGCCTGTCCCGTCAGGAGTTCGAGGCTGGGCCGCCGGTTCTCTTCAAGCCATGTCGCGAGACGCGACCCGGGCGGCGCCACGCCGGACCAGAGCCGGCGCGACGCAGCGTCGCGCAGACGCTCCATGCGGCGGCGGACGCGCGTGCGAAGGGAGACCGCGGCCATGCCGTTGTCTGCCACGCCTTGCGGCGGCTGCCAGAGCCGGTCCACGCGCCGCGCGATCGCGGCGTCGTACTCGCCGTGATTGCCCGTAATGAGGTCAACGCGCAAACCTCGGCTGCGCAGGAAATCGATCAGCGCCCACACGCGCGCCGCGCCGCCGCCCCGGACCGGCATCAGCCCGCCAGGATGCACAATCAGCACCGTGGGGGAACCCGCGGCGCTCATGATTGACGCTCCCGCGCTTCTTCGATCAACGCGAAGGTCATCTCGATCATGGCGGCTTCCGTGAAGGCCTGCACCCGTTCGCGCGCAGCCGCGGCCATCTCCTGCATGGCCCCGGGGCGGCGCAACGCGTCGATTACGGCGTCGCGCAGGCTCGCGATGTCGTCCACGGCGCACAGCAGGCCGTGCCGTTCGTGCTCGATGATCTCGGGAATGCCGCTGGCGCGCGTCGCGACAATCGGCAGGCCTGCGGCCATCGACTCCAGCAGCGAAAACGGCTGGCCCTCATGGCGCGAGGGATGCACAAAGAGATCACAAGCGGCGAGCAGGTCCGGGATGTCGCCGCGCACGCCCAGGAAGCGCACATACTCCTCGACGCGA encodes:
- a CDS encoding glycosyltransferase; this encodes MSAAGSPTVLIVHPGGLMPVRGGGAARVWALIDFLRSRGLRVDLITGNHGEYDAAIARRVDRLWQPPQGVADNGMAAVSLRTRVRRRMERLRDAASRRLWSGVAPPGSRLATWLEENRRPSLELLTGQAAYAEPPLAVIAVYAGLARALDHAPPGVLRVLDTIDVQHKRSAVARAAGGDLSHIACGREEEARELRRADLLLAIQAEEADELRAMCPGVSVLLVQHAQAMPEYAPSPDASREVLCVGNLYDPNVRGLLAFLEQAWPHVIEAVPDARLVVAGRVGEAVPRGTRGVRVEGVVADIAPLYARAAAVINPVPYGTGLKIKSVEALTHGRCLVCTPAGLQGLGAPEELPVLCAETANGMAAPLIRMLTDSAARRELEARARAFAKARYSPEAVYGPFVDLLRARA
- a CDS encoding DUF2961 domain-containing protein; amino-acid sequence: MRSYRLIILFLVAAGVSGIAAASPDASALDALTRQQQFEARRSSSSHEDVTRNGDARGIGAGETLVLLDEKGPGMVTHIWHTIASYDIFHGRSLSLRVYYDGSEQPSVQTPLGDFFGIGHAAWRNLNSAPVTVTSYGRSRSCYWRMPFHDSIKIAVTNDSETQEVDSFYYYVDWQKLDSLPEDTAYFHARYRQEFPAQPGNYTLLETTGRGHYAGTVYSVQQMESGWFGEGDDFFYIDGADTPQLRGTGTEDYFNDAWGFREFCAPYFGVPIYEGVLTGDRVTAYRWHILDPVPFQESLRVVIEHRGSVFNDRASLTELELGNFEERADWLSSVAFWYQYPPARIEEPLPPAAQRIPPYRVIKGSDLTYRADPPFLVLPMDPFLAYLPSVSDAKIEFDVQIEQDGRYQISGVFLYGIPCGVYQPYLDAKPLGGARDFVQGQYDPCWISLDTHDLKAGTHTLRFEGTGRPSPNARPLMPNMNGLGIAALVLLRLDDMEGYLTVRNRLLEQKGK
- the pepF gene encoding oligoendopeptidase F, whose amino-acid sequence is MAKTKRIPERKELHLEDTWDLTRLFRSDAAWGKGYERLADMVPAFAKFRGRLGRSAKMLRDCCEFEVAFNRLAENLGVYAYLKSTEDVTVDRYQGMLARYTYLATKAGEAASFIAPEIRAIPKKKMEVFLKSPVLKPFRFQLERLLRYRPHILSEKEERVLAMQGEVAGTPGKVFGQLNDADLKFGFVTNEKGVRVELTQGTFRSLLESPKRPVRKRAFDLFYAQYDAHKNTLAATLSGSVLQDVYHARVRNYPSALEAALFDDKVPAAVYESLIAAVRANLETLYRYLELRRRVFRLPDIHMYDTYAPLVRAGKTRISYAVAVDHICAALGPLGPDYLKTLREGLLTGRWVDRYENRNKRSGAFSYGTYDSPPYIMMNYKEDVLDSMFTLAHEAGHSMHSYYSRKRQPYQDSHYSIFVAEVASTFNEQLLSHHLLEKARDRKMRARLVSREIDELRGTIVRQTMFAEYEKILHAAAEAGEPLTVERLREEYGKLLRAYFGPDFALDPALELEGLRIPHFYSGFYVYKYATGLSAAIALSRAVLHGGARERDRYLEFLASGGSAYPLDQLRAAGVDLEKPDAVAAAMTHFRECVEELEKLI
- a CDS encoding thioredoxin family protein — translated: MPRPPVLPAIDWRLVFESGAPFDKWIAAGESAENRATMREREAAQVLEPHAAALLGALARPVHVVAIAEDWCGDVVRHVPVLERMARATDQLRVHYIARGQHKEVFARFLTNGGEAIPKFIFLNDRFVECGNWGPMPNACREVIARGKACGDVATARKKVGALYEADPERRVVMRELLQLIDTASASAP